The genomic segment ATCTATGGCTCTTTCTCCCGCGACTACCCGTATTTTTTAATGTTAGCGCCAAATATGAGCAATGTCAATGACGGGCAGCCTTATACGACAACTAAGCTTCCGCCGGTTGTTCTCTCTTCTTGTAGACGAGGCGGGACAGCAGTATGCCCAGCTCCAGTAGCAGTATGAGGGGTACCGCCACGATGAGCTGATTGACAGGGTCGGGGGTGGGA from the Dehalococcoidia bacterium genome contains:
- a CDS encoding twin-arginine translocase subunit TatC; translated protein: PTPDPVNQLIVAVPLILLLELGILLSRLVYKKREQPAEA